The Aedes aegypti strain LVP_AGWG chromosome 3, AaegL5.0 Primary Assembly, whole genome shotgun sequence genome contains a region encoding:
- the LOC5576820 gene encoding zinc finger protein 771 isoform X1, with protein sequence MERLCRLCLEGGSDLGPICFNDGNKEINNVDDASTEQSLVQLILQYLSIQIIKAENPMNTFICTGCKSLIEEWHRFHTSCLKNDEIYQQRIQENINADKLNEIVVPMRLKQEQLDTIGGEESVQDEYDPDYDPQVSSNEDYGNYNNAEDNENSDEEGGSEYSTYEYEVLELESASKTKSRKGNKTDSKPLSTRRGRPRVKPLDDPTSKTTKRAEVCTICGKFIKNLTEHMRIHNNERRHQCPYCAKSFVSASNYSSHVNIHTRAKMYKCDLCDKQYALLNSMKQHRMTHFKDRIYLCPVCGKAYYQPTGLARHKRTHFEQPTIKCSECDKMFLTNGDLRKHFKKHLPEKPFSCEICSRAFNRKDNLKTHMKTHREKIPKPDPGDKPSEDSVPHVEIKLEISKA encoded by the exons ATGGAACGGCTCTGCAGATTGTGCTTAGAAGGTGGGTCCGATCTGGGACCCATCTGCTTCAATGACGGTAACAAGGAAATCAACAATGTTGACGACGCTTCCACAGAACAAAGTTTGGTACAACTGATTCTACAATATCTGTCGATTCAG ATCATCAAGGCAGAAAACCCCATGAACACCTTCATCTGCACGGGTTGTAAATCTCTGATCGAGGAATGGCACCGGTTCCACACCTCCTGCCTCAAAAATGATGAAATCTACCAACAACGCATCCAAGAGAATATAAATGCAGATAAGCTTAATGAAATAGTCGTACCGATGAGGCTCAAACAGGAGCAATTGGATACGATCGGTGGTGAGGAGTCTGTCCAGGATGAATACGATCCAGATTACGATCCACAGGTTTCAAGCAATGAAGATTATGGAAATTATAATAATGCAGAAGATAACGAAAATAGCGATGAAGAAGGCGGTTCCGAGTACTCAACATATGAGTATGAGGTTCTTGAATTAGAGTCAGCATCGAAAACAAAAAGCAGAAAGGGCAACAAGACTGATTCGAAACCGCTTTCGACAAGACGAGGAAGACCGAGGGTAAAGCCATTGGATGACCCCACATCTAAAACTACAAAACGGGCTGAGGTCTGCACGATCTGTGggaagttcatcaaaaatctCACCGAGCATATGAGAATTCACAACAATGAAAGAAG GCATCAATGTCCGTACTGTGCGAAGTCGTTCGTTAGTGCTTCTAATTATAGTTCCCATGTCAACATCCATACCcgtgcaaaaatgtacaaatgcgACCTGTGCGATAAGCAGTACGCGTTGCTGAACAGCATGAAGCAGCACCGGATGACGCACTTCAAGGATCGAATCTATCTGTGCCCGGTATGTGGGAAGGCGTACTATCAACCGACAGGGCTGGCCAGACATAAGCGGACCCACTTTGAGCAACCAACCATCAAGTGCTCCGAGTGTGACAAAATGTTTTTGACTAA TGGGGATCTgaggaaacatttcaaaaagcACCTCCCGGAGAAGCCGTTCAGCTGTGAGATTTGCAGCCGCGCTTTCAATCGAAAGGATAATCTCAAAACGCACATGAAAACCCACCGGGAAAAGATACCCAAGCCAGATCCTGGAGACAAACCATCCGAAGATTCCGTGCCGCATGTCGAAATCAAGTTGGAGATCTCCAAGGCGTAA
- the LOC5576820 gene encoding zinc finger and SCAN domain-containing protein 21 isoform X2 — protein sequence MNLFRMIKQIIKAENPMNTFICTGCKSLIEEWHRFHTSCLKNDEIYQQRIQENINADKLNEIVVPMRLKQEQLDTIGGEESVQDEYDPDYDPQVSSNEDYGNYNNAEDNENSDEEGGSEYSTYEYEVLELESASKTKSRKGNKTDSKPLSTRRGRPRVKPLDDPTSKTTKRAEVCTICGKFIKNLTEHMRIHNNERRHQCPYCAKSFVSASNYSSHVNIHTRAKMYKCDLCDKQYALLNSMKQHRMTHFKDRIYLCPVCGKAYYQPTGLARHKRTHFEQPTIKCSECDKMFLTNGDLRKHFKKHLPEKPFSCEICSRAFNRKDNLKTHMKTHREKIPKPDPGDKPSEDSVPHVEIKLEISKA from the exons atgaaCCTGTTTCGCATGATAAAACAG ATCATCAAGGCAGAAAACCCCATGAACACCTTCATCTGCACGGGTTGTAAATCTCTGATCGAGGAATGGCACCGGTTCCACACCTCCTGCCTCAAAAATGATGAAATCTACCAACAACGCATCCAAGAGAATATAAATGCAGATAAGCTTAATGAAATAGTCGTACCGATGAGGCTCAAACAGGAGCAATTGGATACGATCGGTGGTGAGGAGTCTGTCCAGGATGAATACGATCCAGATTACGATCCACAGGTTTCAAGCAATGAAGATTATGGAAATTATAATAATGCAGAAGATAACGAAAATAGCGATGAAGAAGGCGGTTCCGAGTACTCAACATATGAGTATGAGGTTCTTGAATTAGAGTCAGCATCGAAAACAAAAAGCAGAAAGGGCAACAAGACTGATTCGAAACCGCTTTCGACAAGACGAGGAAGACCGAGGGTAAAGCCATTGGATGACCCCACATCTAAAACTACAAAACGGGCTGAGGTCTGCACGATCTGTGggaagttcatcaaaaatctCACCGAGCATATGAGAATTCACAACAATGAAAGAAG GCATCAATGTCCGTACTGTGCGAAGTCGTTCGTTAGTGCTTCTAATTATAGTTCCCATGTCAACATCCATACCcgtgcaaaaatgtacaaatgcgACCTGTGCGATAAGCAGTACGCGTTGCTGAACAGCATGAAGCAGCACCGGATGACGCACTTCAAGGATCGAATCTATCTGTGCCCGGTATGTGGGAAGGCGTACTATCAACCGACAGGGCTGGCCAGACATAAGCGGACCCACTTTGAGCAACCAACCATCAAGTGCTCCGAGTGTGACAAAATGTTTTTGACTAA TGGGGATCTgaggaaacatttcaaaaagcACCTCCCGGAGAAGCCGTTCAGCTGTGAGATTTGCAGCCGCGCTTTCAATCGAAAGGATAATCTCAAAACGCACATGAAAACCCACCGGGAAAAGATACCCAAGCCAGATCCTGGAGACAAACCATCCGAAGATTCCGTGCCGCATGTCGAAATCAAGTTGGAGATCTCCAAGGCGTAA
- the LOC110678042 gene encoding zinc finger protein 768-like isoform X1: protein MENIVLKEAIIMASSTNSNNMCRLCLSANGITEPICYDQRDQFLLQKIYECTTLQISPLNGIPSSLCTLCKARLDEFYQFRWQCIKNDEIIRRIADSFHSNKPTVVDSSAASPITSQSPSQNPKQEVIDLHPTEVPTVVDGRSSTEYNSGSGGEERRVDEREVIIGYGEHMDHSMGVRPHQEGYSLGEQGHPGHGQYAIGPSVVPYNGEHAPGFHPEHKYSEPHQYDFSDFRRKRGRPPKQKYDVYHHPIVKYDESSIDTKSSAHVPSSSMSQESGSILTYGEGTSRGSEYQHGPVYGEWNPQTKIKLEQIDHQQVRYDEQEPTSPEEHDQKLQVTSNIQTVVNPDGFVKRSRGRPPREGGCPNQDRAEYRFQCQYCDARFKAAINLKLHTNTHTGERPYKCQLCDKSFAHPSNLSVHTKLHTQERVKREGVPSEKKFQCPYCHTLFALAFQLKIHINTHTGQKPYVCKNCGKGFAQPSNLHVHIKKHCHKRTEYQEQQNPSEQHHSPEHLASQHINHQPQHHLPHEQHYHPVQMAQHPPVVPQHPQPSLSHQQHSPLLQTAQAIDPSVPLNHTPPQQADPVEPESPPSEKHQETSSCQPPPHTAMGLASVMLV from the coding sequence ATATCGCCACTGAACGGCATCCCGTCATCCCTCTGTACCCTCTGTAAGGCGCGACTAGACGAGTTCTACCAGTTCCGCTGGCAGTGTATCAAGAACGATGAAATTATCCGCAGAATTGCGGACAGCTTCCACAGTAATAAGCCAACGGTGGTCGATTCGTCCGCGGCGTCACCGATAACCTCGCAAAGTCCTAGTCAAAACCCGAAACAGGAAGTGATCGATCTGCACCCGACCGAGGTCCCAACTGTGGTTGACGGACGTTCGTCTACAGAATACAACAGTGGCAGCGGCGGGGAGGAACGTAGGGTTGATGAACGGGAGGTGATCATTGGATATGGTGAACATATGGATCATTCTATGGGAGTTAGACCACATCAGGAGGGTTATAGTTTAGGAGAGCAAGGTCATCCTGGCCACGGTCAGTACGCTATCGGTCCAAGCGTGGTTCCATACAATGGAGAACATGCGCCAGGATTTCATCCGGAGCATAAATACTCAGAACCGCACCAATATGACTTCTCGGATTTTCGGAGGAAACGTGGTCGGCCACCGAAGCAAAAATACGATGTGTATCACCACCCTATCGTGAAATACGACGAGAGTTCTATTGATACGAAGAGTTCGGCTCATGTACCATCAAGTTCCATGTCACAAGAGTCGGGATCCATTCTCACCTATGGGGAAGGTACTTCGAGGGGTAGCGAATATCAACATGGACCGGTGTACGGTGAGTGGAATCCTCAGACCAAAATCAAACTAGAGCAGATTGATCATCAGCAAGTTCGATATGACGAACAAGAGCCAACCTCTCCAGAAGAGCATGATCAAAAACTTCAAGTAACTAGTAACATTCAGACTGTAGTGAATCCTGACGGGTTCGTGAAACGAAGTCGTGGACGCCCTCCGCGGGAAGGCGGTTGTCCAAATCAGGATAGAGCTGAGTACCGTTTCCAGTGCCAATACTGCGACGCCAGGTTCAAAGCGGCCATAAATTTGAAATTGCATACTAATACTCATACTGGCGAGAGACCGTACAAGTGCCAGCTGTGCGATAAGTCCTTTGCTCATCCTAGCAATTTGAGCGTTCATACGAAACTCCACACTCAGGAACGCGTTAAACGAGAAGGCGTTCCGTCGGAGAAGAAGTTCCAGTGCCCATACTGCCATACGCTTTTTGCTTTGGCATTCCAGCTCAAGATTCACATAAACACACACACCGGACAAAAACCATACGTCTGTAAAAACTGTGGAAAGGGATTTGCCCAGCCAAGCAATCTGCATGTGCACATCAAGAAGCATTGCCACAAACGGACCGAGTACCAGGAGCAACAGAACCCAAGTGAACAACACCATTCTCCCGAGCACCTGGCTTCTCAGCATATAAACCATCAACCGCAGCATCATCTACCACACGAGCAGCACTATCATCCTGTCCAGATGGCACAGCATCCTCCAGTTGTTCCTCAACATCCGCAGCCATCGCTGTCCCATCAGCAGCACTCACCTCTTCTACAGACCGCCCAAGCCATCGATCCCAGTGTCCCTCTGAATCACACTCCTCCCCAACAAGCAGATCCAGTTGAACCGGAGTCCCCTCCATCCGAAAaacatcaagaaacttcctcCTGCCAACCACCGCCCCACACGGCGATGGGCTTGGCTTCGGTCATGTTGGTTTAG
- the LOC110678042 gene encoding zinc finger protein 768-like isoform X2 → MENIVLKEAIIMASTNSNNMCRLCLSANGITEPICYDQRDQFLLQKIYECTTLQISPLNGIPSSLCTLCKARLDEFYQFRWQCIKNDEIIRRIADSFHSNKPTVVDSSAASPITSQSPSQNPKQEVIDLHPTEVPTVVDGRSSTEYNSGSGGEERRVDEREVIIGYGEHMDHSMGVRPHQEGYSLGEQGHPGHGQYAIGPSVVPYNGEHAPGFHPEHKYSEPHQYDFSDFRRKRGRPPKQKYDVYHHPIVKYDESSIDTKSSAHVPSSSMSQESGSILTYGEGTSRGSEYQHGPVYGEWNPQTKIKLEQIDHQQVRYDEQEPTSPEEHDQKLQVTSNIQTVVNPDGFVKRSRGRPPREGGCPNQDRAEYRFQCQYCDARFKAAINLKLHTNTHTGERPYKCQLCDKSFAHPSNLSVHTKLHTQERVKREGVPSEKKFQCPYCHTLFALAFQLKIHINTHTGQKPYVCKNCGKGFAQPSNLHVHIKKHCHKRTEYQEQQNPSEQHHSPEHLASQHINHQPQHHLPHEQHYHPVQMAQHPPVVPQHPQPSLSHQQHSPLLQTAQAIDPSVPLNHTPPQQADPVEPESPPSEKHQETSSCQPPPHTAMGLASVMLV, encoded by the coding sequence ATATCGCCACTGAACGGCATCCCGTCATCCCTCTGTACCCTCTGTAAGGCGCGACTAGACGAGTTCTACCAGTTCCGCTGGCAGTGTATCAAGAACGATGAAATTATCCGCAGAATTGCGGACAGCTTCCACAGTAATAAGCCAACGGTGGTCGATTCGTCCGCGGCGTCACCGATAACCTCGCAAAGTCCTAGTCAAAACCCGAAACAGGAAGTGATCGATCTGCACCCGACCGAGGTCCCAACTGTGGTTGACGGACGTTCGTCTACAGAATACAACAGTGGCAGCGGCGGGGAGGAACGTAGGGTTGATGAACGGGAGGTGATCATTGGATATGGTGAACATATGGATCATTCTATGGGAGTTAGACCACATCAGGAGGGTTATAGTTTAGGAGAGCAAGGTCATCCTGGCCACGGTCAGTACGCTATCGGTCCAAGCGTGGTTCCATACAATGGAGAACATGCGCCAGGATTTCATCCGGAGCATAAATACTCAGAACCGCACCAATATGACTTCTCGGATTTTCGGAGGAAACGTGGTCGGCCACCGAAGCAAAAATACGATGTGTATCACCACCCTATCGTGAAATACGACGAGAGTTCTATTGATACGAAGAGTTCGGCTCATGTACCATCAAGTTCCATGTCACAAGAGTCGGGATCCATTCTCACCTATGGGGAAGGTACTTCGAGGGGTAGCGAATATCAACATGGACCGGTGTACGGTGAGTGGAATCCTCAGACCAAAATCAAACTAGAGCAGATTGATCATCAGCAAGTTCGATATGACGAACAAGAGCCAACCTCTCCAGAAGAGCATGATCAAAAACTTCAAGTAACTAGTAACATTCAGACTGTAGTGAATCCTGACGGGTTCGTGAAACGAAGTCGTGGACGCCCTCCGCGGGAAGGCGGTTGTCCAAATCAGGATAGAGCTGAGTACCGTTTCCAGTGCCAATACTGCGACGCCAGGTTCAAAGCGGCCATAAATTTGAAATTGCATACTAATACTCATACTGGCGAGAGACCGTACAAGTGCCAGCTGTGCGATAAGTCCTTTGCTCATCCTAGCAATTTGAGCGTTCATACGAAACTCCACACTCAGGAACGCGTTAAACGAGAAGGCGTTCCGTCGGAGAAGAAGTTCCAGTGCCCATACTGCCATACGCTTTTTGCTTTGGCATTCCAGCTCAAGATTCACATAAACACACACACCGGACAAAAACCATACGTCTGTAAAAACTGTGGAAAGGGATTTGCCCAGCCAAGCAATCTGCATGTGCACATCAAGAAGCATTGCCACAAACGGACCGAGTACCAGGAGCAACAGAACCCAAGTGAACAACACCATTCTCCCGAGCACCTGGCTTCTCAGCATATAAACCATCAACCGCAGCATCATCTACCACACGAGCAGCACTATCATCCTGTCCAGATGGCACAGCATCCTCCAGTTGTTCCTCAACATCCGCAGCCATCGCTGTCCCATCAGCAGCACTCACCTCTTCTACAGACCGCCCAAGCCATCGATCCCAGTGTCCCTCTGAATCACACTCCTCCCCAACAAGCAGATCCAGTTGAACCGGAGTCCCCTCCATCCGAAAaacatcaagaaacttcctcCTGCCAACCACCGCCCCACACGGCGATGGGCTTGGCTTCGGTCATGTTGGTTTAG